CTAGATCCATGTTCAGAAATATCTAAACCTTTCATCTCCTCTTCAGCAGAAACCCTCAATCCAATAAGCAAATCAGCCAACTTAAAAAGAATAAAGGCTGTCGGGAAAACCCAAAGAGCTACACCGATTACACCTTTCAACTGAAGCAACAACAGATTTGTTCCTCCACCATATAAAAGTCCACCTTCTCTAGAAAACACACCCACCATCAAAGTTCCCAAGATACCACATACACCATGAACCGAAATAGCACCAACTGGATCATCTATATGTAAACTTTCTATAACTTCCATAGCAAAAACCACAACTACTCCTGCTATAACTCCTATAGCCACAGCCCCAAAGTCATTAACTGTCGCTGTCCCAGCTGTAATCCCTACCAAACCTGCCAAAGCCCCATTTAGGGTCATAGCAACATCAGCAGTTCCATATTTGAACCAACTGGTCACCAAAGCCAATACAGCTCCAGATGCAGCTGCTAAATTGGTTGTCATTGCTATAGAAGCAATATTTAAATCACTTCCAGATATGGTACTTCCAGCATTAAATCCAAACCAACCAAACCATAAAATAAAAACACCCAAAGCAGCCATCAATAAATTGTGTCCTGCTATCTTATTAGCTGAACCGTCTTCATTATATTTTCCAATTCTAGGTCCTAAAACCATAGCTCCTGCCAAAGCAGCCCAACCACCTACAGAGTGCACAACAGTAGATCCAGCAAAATCAACTACATTACTCAACCAGCCACCACCCCAAATCCAATATCCAACTACAGGATAAATAAAACCACTAATCACTACACTACATATCAGATATGCACTAAATTTGGTTCTACCTGCTATAGCACCAGACACAATAGTTGCTGCCGTTCCAGCAAAAACAACCTGGAATAACCAAAAAGCAGATAATGGAATCTCCAGCCCCAAATGAGCAAAATCACCACCCAAAAAGAAACCATTAAAAGATATAAATTTATTACCTACACCAAACATGATACTAAATCCTAGACACCAATAAATTAATGACCCCACAGAAAAATCCATCAAATTCTTCATAATAATGTTCCCAGAATTTTTCGCTTGAGTAAAACCAGCTTCAACCATCGCAAAACCAGCTTGCATAAAAAAGACTAAGAAAGCAGACAATAATGTCCACATTGTATCAATAGCAACCACTTCTTTCCTATCGATGTTTTCTGCACCAAATACAGCACAGGTGTATAATAGAATTATTAAGATTATTAAAAAAATTTCAATTTTTTTCACTGTAACCACCCCTTAATATAAAATGTTATGTTAGGTTTTTGTTATGTTTGTGTTAATTATAAGCTAATCTTTCGATTATATCAAGGGATTTATTTATTTTCTTGAATATTTTTCATATTTAACTAAAATAATTTAAAATTTGATTTGTGCCTATTATTTCTAATAGTCTTTTTAAAATAACGGCAGTGATCTGTTAAATAAACATGGCATCCTAATTTCTTACAATAAAACCTCTTATAAATAAAATGGATACATTGTTGGCAAGCCACAATACCCCCTCCTTTTTTATCTGTTACCACTATATAAATACCCCTCTACTCTAATCAAATACTTTCAGACAAGTACAACTGATATCATTAGAATCAAGGTTTACGTTAACTTGATGTTAAGTATAAGTATAACTCTAAGAATATATTTCTGTCAAGGGAGCTTCTTTAATGATTTTAATTTCAATAAAATAAAAGATTCAGTGTGATTTTCACACTGAATCTTTTATCAATTAAGGCTAAGTAAAACTATATGATCTTAACTCCATACTCATCTAACCAGAGGTTAACTTGAATTAAGTATGCAAATAGTTGGGGTAATCTCATCAACTGTCCAAACCAAGGTATATCAAAATCACCATCACTTTCTGTAAGCTTTCTGATATAAGTAACATCAAGCACATCAATAATTGGTGAATTAGAATTGTTCAAGATTTCTAATAACCAATCTCTAGTAGCATCAAAATAAGCTGGATCAAAGGTTTTAGGATAAGGATTCTTAGGTCTTAATCTAACATCTTCAGGTAAAACCCCCTTTAGAGCTTCTCGTAATATCCCTTTTCTTTTTCCTCCTACATTCTTCATCTCCCAGGGAATATTCCAAACATACTCCACAAGTCTATGATCACAGAAAGGAACTCGAACTTCTAAACCTGTATACATACTCATTCTGTCTTTACGATCTAATAAAGTTGGCATCCAGCGAGTTAAATTCAAATAGAATATCTCTCTCATTCTCGCATCTTCATCATTTTCACCTTTTAACGTAGGAACTTCAGCTAAAGCCTGGAGATACCTCTCTTCCATATATTCTTGAGGATTGATTCTATTGATTAAATCCCCCGATAGAATCTTAACTCTTTCTTCTAATTTACGAGACCATGGGAAGGTATTGGCTTTTAAAGCTTCTTGACTATGATACCAAGGATATCCACCAAAAATCTCATCAGCACATTCTCCAGAAACCCCCACTGTAAAATTCTTTTTAATCTCTTTACAAAAGAGATATAATGATACATCTATATCTGCCATTCCTGGTAGATCTCGAGCATAAACTCCTTCTCTTAAACTTTCTACTAATTTATCATTCTTTAATCTAATATAATGGTGATTAGTATCAGCATAATCTGACATCTTCTTTATCCACAAATCATCAGGGGCAGGTTGAAATTCATTGGCTTCAAAATAATCTTCATTGCCTTCATAATCTACTGAATAAGTATCTATTCTACCTTTTCCTTCTCTCATAAAAGCCCGACTTGCTATCGAAGTAATTGCACTAGAATCAAGCCCACCAGATAGCAAAGTACAAATTGGAACATCAGAGACCAACTGTCGTTCTACAGTATCTACAAACAAATCTCTAACCCTAGTTATAGTTGTTTCTAAGTCATCCTGATGAGATTTACTTTCTAACTCCCAATATTGCTCCTCCTTAATCCCATAACGATTGACAACCATTGAATAACCTGGCTTTAACTCCTTAACACCTTTAATAACACCATGGCCTGGAGTTCTTCCAGGACCAACAGCAAAAATCTCTGCTAATCCTTCTTCATCGATCTCAGCCTCTACCTCAGGATGAACTAATAATCCTTTCAACTCAGATGCAAATAAAAATCCATTACCTTGTTGAGTATAAAAGAGAGGTTTCACACCTATCCTATCTCTAGCTAAGAAAAGTCTTTCTAGAGTACTATCCCAAATAGCAAAAGCATAAATACCATTTAATTTTTTAACACATTCTGAACCCCATGCTATATAAGCCGTTAATAAGACTTCTGTATCAGAGTGACCTTCAAAAGAATGTCCTTCCTGCTTTAATTCCTTCCTTAAATCTTCTGTATTATATAACTCACCATTATAGACCATAACATATCGATTGGACTGATATCTCTTTTCCATTGGTTGTTTTCCTCCCGTAGGATCAATAACAACCAATCTTCTATGGGCTAATGCTATATGCTCACTATACCATTCTCCCCTTTCATCAGGGCCACGCCTATGCTGAGAATCAGCCATCTTTCCAGCTATATCTTGCTCTTTTCTTAAATCACGTTCCCAATTTAACCATCCTGCAATTCCACACATAAAGATATTCTCCTCCTCACAACTTCTTTATCAACCTAATGTTAATATTATGTTATGTAAACCAACAAAATTACTCTTCACACAAATACTTAACGCTAAATTAACATACATCAATATTCATTTTGCTTTTTACAATATATCTTATGTATGAAATTGATTTTCGTTCTCGTTTTATCCTATAAATAAAAACACTCTACTCACCCAGTCGGCCTTCTAGTGTTTTTATTTATAATTTATATGTTGTAAGAATTTCAACTTCACATCATCTCTAATATAGAAAATATCTCTATTTTATCTTTAATTACTCTCTTTTTATAATTATCCAATAATTCAACTATTCTATAGTCTTATAAGAAAAATTGACCCCACTCATATCTCTATTAGAAAAGTTTCTAATTTTATCAAAAGACCCTCTTGCTACTTCTGTTGTCTCTGTTTTTTCCGACTCTAATTTTTCTGCTAAATAATCAAATCCACTCCAAGGATCTACCTCTCCACCACAAGTAAATAGATCAACTGCTGCATAATTATACTCTGGCCAAGTATGAATTGTTAAATGTGATTCTGATATAATTACTGCACCACTAACCCCCCATGGATTAAAGTGATGGAAGACACTTTCAACAATAGTAGCTTTTGCTTCAAGAGCAGCTTGCTTCATATATTCTTCTATCTGCTTATGATCTCTTAATATCTCACTATTACAATTATAAAATTCTACCAAAATATGTCTTCCTAATTCTTCCGATTTCATCCTTTGTCACCTTCTATTAGATATTTCTGTATCATAAAATCCTCCCTTAAGGAATTGACCATTTCTGATATTGCTACTGCTATACTTCTATAATTAAGTTGATTTTCCCTTCCCTAGTTGTGACTTATATAGATCTCTAAGTCTAAAATTAAATTTAATGGGTATAAAGAGACACTTTTAGGTGCTAGGTGATAGGTCATAGGAGTTAGTAAGATCTTTCTATGTCCTAGCTCCTAACGCCTAACTCCGAAACTGTCGCTTTATCATTCTATAACGACATATTCAAATTTCATTCTAAAATCCGATATCTATATTATAGTCATTAAGTAATATCTAATCTATCTTATAAAGCACTTATTATAGTAAAATTAACTAAAAAATAGAATTTTTAAATAAAAAACCACCTTATATTTAACAAGGCGGTAAAATCAAATAGTAACTCTTTTCTTATTTAATTATAACTTTAGTTCTAAGAGGAATTAAATTATATAAATCTACTATATCCTCTTCTTTCATCCTGATACAGCCCTTAGAATTCTGTTTAGTAATAACTACTTGTGGAGTGGTAGTTGCATGAATTCCATATCCACCACCTTTAGTCCAAAGATCAATACCTACCCAATATTCCCCATATCTTTCTTTATCCTCTTTAGATAACCTAGCTTTATTTTTGACCCTAAACTCACCGCTTGGCGTTGGATTACTAACTGAACCAATTCCAATGGGATAACTCTTGATTTTATTATCACCTTGAACTAGATATAACCTCTTCTTTGCTCTAACGATCAAAATCCGATATGGAATAAAATTTATCTCTTGGCTATAATCATCTTTAATATTAGCCCTTAGACTTTCTTTAACTATCTGTTCCAGCTCAATATCAGTTGGATTATAATACCAACCTCCTGTTAAATCTAGTTCACTATTCACTTGATTAGTATTTGATATAACCTCAACAGGCAACTCTACTAAATATTCACCTAGCAATTCTTCTAATTCTGATGGTAAACGATGATGATCTTCAATATAAAGTAATAATGCCATCCTTAATCTATATAAATTATTTAGAGTATCAATTAATTTAATACTTTTATGATATTCTTCCTTTTCATCTGCTTTTAGGTACTTATTTATATCATTATATAAGCTATAATCTATTACAGGAGCAATATCAATCTGCTTTTCATGATTAGAATAACTATTAGCCAAAACAAACATTAAAATCAACATGATAATTATCAATATGATCAGTATAGTAATCAATACTTTATCGGAGGTAGACTTCAACATCGTTACTCCTCCTTTCTCAAATATTGATCTTCTATTAAGAACTTCTTTTGATCTCAAACAAAATACCTTAGCTTAAAGCTATCATAAATCTACTAACCTTATCTTCCTATGAAATAATACAATAGGAGTATAAAGAGACAGTAACGAGTGACTAGTAACAGGTGACTAGTTAAATTATTTACTAGTTACTAGTTGCTCGTCACTTGTTACTAAAATATGGTGATTTTTATCTTATAAGAGAATCCTAGCTATCAAAGCAAATAAACCTCCATAGATATGGAGGTTTATTTCACTATAATTCTATTTTAAATATCCCTTAATATCTGCCCAATCTAAGATTTCATTGAATGCATCTACTCTTCTTTCTTCTATTGCCTCAAAGTCCATTGCTTCTATATAAAACTCTTCTAAGTTATCATGTAAAGCTTTGGCCTGTTGAATACTTGCTAAGGCATTATCCATTACAACATTATATCTTGCTTTAACTTGATCTATTTGAGGAGTATTTTTTTCAACTATTTCTGAATCAACACATTCTAGCATATCAACTACTTTATCTCCAACTCTAACTGGATCTACTACATGTGGTGCAGTACCATCAATTAATGCTACACTTAATTCTTCGATAACTATCATGTCAATACTAGCCGGATCAAAAGAACAATGGAAATAAGCAACTTCAAAACCTCTTTCTCTAGCCGACTCTGCTACCTTCTTCATCAAAGTAGACTTTCCAGTACCTGGTCGACCTTTAATAATATATCTGGTCTCAATATCTTCAGTTATATTATCAAAATAATCTACTGCGCCATTAGGAGTAAAGGCACTGCCAAAAAGATGGCGGTCTTTTCCCAATTCATCAGCCAATTTTTCACCATCTAGTATCTCTTCTATTAAATCCTTAGTTATCTTATTTGCTGCTTGAAAATCCATACCTTCCAAATAACATTCTTCCCATTCATCATGAATCAATTTAGCTTCAGCTAGATAAGCATAAGCCCGATTAAAACAATTCCAAATACTCTTACTTAAACCCACTATCTTCTCTTTTCCTTCTTCTATTAATTCTCGGTCCCAATAACGTCCCAAGTTAATAATCTCATCAATTGCACCTGGATATTTCGGATCAACCATATGAGGTGCAGTCCCATCTAATAGGGCTACCTTTAAATCTGGTATAAGCAATCCATCTAAAGATTCATTATCTGAAGAGCACCAATGTAATTCAATATCATATCCTTTATCTACCATATCATAAGCTATTTTTTTCATAAAAGTAGACTTTCCTGTACCAGGTCCACCCTTAATCACAAATATTCTCTCAGCTCCATAAGGTAGGTACTCATAAAATGAATAAAATCCTTTACTAGTATTACCGCCTGGATAATAATTTTTTATCTTTCCTCTAGACATAAACAACCTCCTTTATAGCTTTCATAATAATGTTTATGTCTCAAAGCTTATTTTTATATCTGGTATAATTTGTTTGAGTACTATTAGAAATAATAAAAAGACTAATACCTCTGCTCAATTTTATCACCTATAAGTTTACAGCCCTTTAATCTTTTTAATCTCCTCTTTGGAATAGCCTTCTTCCTGTAGTCGATCTCTAAATTCAACTATATCTTTTATATATGATCTTATCAACTTAGCTTGACCTTTGATTTTATAACTTCCTAAACTTGCAGGTAATAATACTGTCTCACCTTCTTTTATCTTCATAGCTCCTTGATCATAATAAAGTGTAGCTTCTCCGTCTAACCCCATTAAAATATAAAATCGTTCATTATCAGTATTACTAACATAGCATTCTTCTATCTCTAAAAGCTCTGTAATGAAATAAGGTGAGGCTACAAGAATATTCTTACTATAGCCTTCTTCTTTAATCTCTAATCCAGTTACTTTAGCTATAGGCTCTACACCAAAATCAATTACATCTAGTGCAGATTCAATATGTAGTTTACGAGGGGTTCCATCTTGTCCTAATCGATTCCAATCATAAACCCTATAGGTAGTATCAGAATTCTGTTGAATTTCAGCAATTAATACTCCTTCTTCAATTGCATGAACAGTTCCAGTGGGAATATAAAGAATATCGCCTGTTTTAACAGAGATTTCAATTAAAGCATCTTCTAGCCTTCCCTCTTTAATTAAAGTAGCAAACTCTTCTTTACTAATCTCTGGCTTTACACCATAAATTAACTTAGCATCTTTTTTAGCATCTATTACATACCACATTTCAGTCTTTCCTAACTCTCCATCTTCATATTCATTGGCATAATAATCATCTGGATGCACCTGTACTGATAACTTATCATTAGCATCTAAAATTTTGATCAATAAAGGAAATTTCTTATAATAATCATCTTTAGCCTCACTACCTAGTATCTTCTCTCCCTTTTCTGCAATTACTTCCATCAAGGTCTTACCTGCCAACTTACCATTACTAATTTTGCTGACTCCATTCTTATGAGCTGCTAACTCCCAACTTTCTCCTATTAACCCTTTAGGAAGAACCCTAGAAAATTTATCTTCTAAACTTCTACCACCCCAAATTTTCTTTTTATAAATTGCTTCAAATTTTAATGGATACATCATTAACCACATCCTTTATTAGCATTTTGTACTTAAATAAAAACTGCCCCAGCACCTGGGACAGCCTTTATTTGCTACTTATCTTCTTTATTAATCGAAAAATAATCTTAGCTAATAACTTAATTCAGTATTCTATGCTTAAAAATTTAAAACTGCTAATTAATCTAAGTCAAACTCTAATTCTAAATCATCTACCTCTTCTTCTACCTCAGGCACTTCTTCTACAACCTCTTTTTTCAGCATATTTACCATAAAAGCACTTACTAACACACCTATCACAACTGCAACGATAAACATTAACCTATTATCAACTACTGGTAGAACTATTGGACCACCATGAGGAGCATGGTCTCCTACTCCACTAACAGCAGCAATTGCACCGCCGATAGCAGAACCAGTCACAATAGAAGGAATAACTTTAACAGGATCTGCTGCTGCAAAAGGTATAGCACCTTCTGTTATTCCTATTAGCCCCATAAAGAATGCGCCCTTTCCAGCTTGACGTTCTTGAGATGTATATTTATTTGGTGCTAAAGTTGTTGCTAATGCCATTGCTAATGGAGG
Above is a window of Orenia marismortui DSM 5156 DNA encoding:
- the asnB gene encoding asparagine synthase (glutamine-hydrolyzing) gives rise to the protein MCGIAGWLNWERDLRKEQDIAGKMADSQHRRGPDERGEWYSEHIALAHRRLVVIDPTGGKQPMEKRYQSNRYVMVYNGELYNTEDLRKELKQEGHSFEGHSDTEVLLTAYIAWGSECVKKLNGIYAFAIWDSTLERLFLARDRIGVKPLFYTQQGNGFLFASELKGLLVHPEVEAEIDEEGLAEIFAVGPGRTPGHGVIKGVKELKPGYSMVVNRYGIKEEQYWELESKSHQDDLETTITRVRDLFVDTVERQLVSDVPICTLLSGGLDSSAITSIASRAFMREGKGRIDTYSVDYEGNEDYFEANEFQPAPDDLWIKKMSDYADTNHHYIRLKNDKLVESLREGVYARDLPGMADIDVSLYLFCKEIKKNFTVGVSGECADEIFGGYPWYHSQEALKANTFPWSRKLEERVKILSGDLINRINPQEYMEERYLQALAEVPTLKGENDEDARMREIFYLNLTRWMPTLLDRKDRMSMYTGLEVRVPFCDHRLVEYVWNIPWEMKNVGGKRKGILREALKGVLPEDVRLRPKNPYPKTFDPAYFDATRDWLLEILNNSNSPIIDVLDVTYIRKLTESDGDFDIPWFGQLMRLPQLFAYLIQVNLWLDEYGVKII
- the speD gene encoding adenosylmethionine decarboxylase → MKSEELGRHILVEFYNCNSEILRDHKQIEEYMKQAALEAKATIVESVFHHFNPWGVSGAVIISESHLTIHTWPEYNYAAVDLFTCGGEVDPWSGFDYLAEKLESEKTETTEVARGSFDKIRNFSNRDMSGVNFSYKTIE
- a CDS encoding L,D-transpeptidase, which encodes MLKSTSDKVLITILIILIIIMLILMFVLANSYSNHEKQIDIAPVIDYSLYNDINKYLKADEKEEYHKSIKLIDTLNNLYRLRMALLLYIEDHHRLPSELEELLGEYLVELPVEVISNTNQVNSELDLTGGWYYNPTDIELEQIVKESLRANIKDDYSQEINFIPYRILIVRAKKRLYLVQGDNKIKSYPIGIGSVSNPTPSGEFRVKNKARLSKEDKERYGEYWVGIDLWTKGGGYGIHATTTPQVVITKQNSKGCIRMKEEDIVDLYNLIPLRTKVIIK
- a CDS encoding PRK06851 family protein, with amino-acid sequence MSRGKIKNYYPGGNTSKGFYSFYEYLPYGAERIFVIKGGPGTGKSTFMKKIAYDMVDKGYDIELHWCSSDNESLDGLLIPDLKVALLDGTAPHMVDPKYPGAIDEIINLGRYWDRELIEEGKEKIVGLSKSIWNCFNRAYAYLAEAKLIHDEWEECYLEGMDFQAANKITKDLIEEILDGEKLADELGKDRHLFGSAFTPNGAVDYFDNITEDIETRYIIKGRPGTGKSTLMKKVAESARERGFEVAYFHCSFDPASIDMIVIEELSVALIDGTAPHVVDPVRVGDKVVDMLECVDSEIVEKNTPQIDQVKARYNVVMDNALASIQQAKALHDNLEEFYIEAMDFEAIEERRVDAFNEILDWADIKGYLK
- a CDS encoding type I phosphomannose isomerase catalytic subunit, giving the protein MYPLKFEAIYKKKIWGGRSLEDKFSRVLPKGLIGESWELAAHKNGVSKISNGKLAGKTLMEVIAEKGEKILGSEAKDDYYKKFPLLIKILDANDKLSVQVHPDDYYANEYEDGELGKTEMWYVIDAKKDAKLIYGVKPEISKEEFATLIKEGRLEDALIEISVKTGDILYIPTGTVHAIEEGVLIAEIQQNSDTTYRVYDWNRLGQDGTPRKLHIESALDVIDFGVEPIAKVTGLEIKEEGYSKNILVASPYFITELLEIEECYVSNTDNERFYILMGLDGEATLYYDQGAMKIKEGETVLLPASLGSYKIKGQAKLIRSYIKDIVEFRDRLQEEGYSKEEIKKIKGL